The Methanoregula sp. UBA64 genome contains the following window.
TGATCACACGTTTCGGATCGAAGACGTGTTTCCCGCCCATCTCGGAGAACTTCCGGATGGCAAGCGGGCCGGTAATATCGTGAATCATGGCCCCGTCAATGGGTGCCATGACCACTTCGCCTGCCCTGATATCGCTGCCGCATTTCCGTGAGAAGATCTTCTCGACGATAGTTGCTCCCATGCTCTATCGCCTGTACTATACTCTCTGCCGGCTCATGTAGTTTGGGGGAGATCAATCCGGGGCCGTTTCCTTTCGGATTTTTGATAATTACGAATAATTTCGCAGTCAAAGCAATCTTTAATCTGCCCGGTCTCCAACTATGAGCCTGATAAACCATGCAAAAAACAAGAATTGCGGTATGTGCCCTGGTGCTCTTCGCCATGGCAATGATCGGCTGCGTGGCCGCAGCTGACACCCCCGATCACGTTATCACGGTAAGCGGGTCCGGTACCGTTATGGGAACCCCCGACCGGGTTACGATCAGTTTCTCGGTCCAGACGGAAAACTCCGATGTCAAGCTTGCGCAGTCCAGTAACTCCCTTGCCATGAACAATGTCGTGGATGCCCTCGCGGCAGCCGGCGTACCCCGGGACCAGATGAAGACCACCGACTACTCCATCACGCCGGTGTACCAGGACGACAAGGGGGTTTTCAGCTCGAAGGTCAAGACCTACCAGGTAACAAACACCCTGCGGGTCACCTTAAAGGACACCAACCAGACCGGCCAGATCATCGACACTGCGGTGAACGCCGGTGCCAACCAGGTGGACTCGATCCAGTTCATGCTCTCCGATGCCCAGGCCCAGGTGCTCCGTAACCAGGCCCTTAGTAAGGCAGTAACAAACGCTCGTGCCGATGCGGACACGGTTGCTTCCGCGCTCAATGTGACGATCACCGGGACAAACACGGCCGATATCGCCCAGTCGTACACCCCGGTTGCCTACAGCCAGTACAACCAGGCAATGGACGCTGCAGGCGCCAAAATGGCAGCAGCGACACCCATCCAGTCCGGCAGCATCACGGTCACGGCCCAGGTAACGGTTACCTACAACATCCGCTGATCGCATCCGGCAGGAACCCCGTACTTTTTTCCAAACTTTTTTAGCCGATCAGCGTGTGATCATTTCTTAATCCGGCAGACACTCTATTCCGGCATATCCGGATCCATATCCAAGCATCGAATATAAAAAAATCAAACTGCGGATACCATAGGATTGATTTTAAAATGGAGCGCAATATCGGTTTTAAGGAGCGAAGGTACATCGAAGAGCTCCGGATCCTCACCCGTTCGACCGCACTGGACTGCGTGATCGACGACCGGTTCGACCGGGTGATCTACGTGATCCGGCAGGGAGACATGGGCCTTGCCATCGGGAAAAAGGGCGAGAACATAAAACGGCTCCAGAACGTGCTGGGCCGGCGCATCGAGATGGTGGAATACGCCGAGGATCCGGTGGCGTTTATCACCAACATCTTCAAGCCGGCCGAGGTCACGGGGGTCGAGCGGGGCGCAGATGGCGGCCCGGTCAATGTTCTGGTGAACAAGAAAAGCGATCTCGGGATTGCAATCGGCAAAGCCGGGTGCAATATCGAAAAGGCGCGCATCCTCTGCCGCCGGTTCTGCGCCATCGAGATCGGGGAAGTCCTCTTACAAGAGGCACCACAGGAGGAGACAGCATGAGCGCGACAGGAAAAGAACCGGTTGACCCGGCAGTGATCCGCGAACTCTGGGAGGTCATCTGCGACCGGGCCGACCACCCGGGCGAGGCCTCGTACACGAGCCGCCTGTTACGGGACCCAAAAGGGATCGACAAGGTGCTTGAAAAGGTGGGCGAGGAATCAAACGAGTTTGTCATTGCAGTGAAAAACGGCGTGCCGCAGCGGACAACCGAGGAAGCGGCAGACCTCCTCTTCCACCTGCTTGTGGCACTCAAAGCCGCAGACATCGACCTTGCCGATGTGATCCACGAACTGGAACACCGGCGAAAATAAGGCAGATCCCTCAGCTGCAGAGAAACGTGGAGAGATCGACCATATCGGCGACCGTATCTCCCGTTTCCGCGGCTGCAAGCACCTCTTCGGTAACGGAGATCGGGGCGTGTGCGCGGAGCGCCACCGCGATCCCGTCGCTCGGCCGGCAGTCGAGGCTCTCGTCTTTTCCATCTCTTGATAAATCCAGCTGCGCGTAATAGACATTGTCTTCCAGGCTGTCGATCCGGAGCCCTTTTACCGCGATCCCGTAGCGTTCCAGGGCACAAAGGAGCAGGTCGTGGGCCTGGGGCCGGGGCAGCACTTCGCCGTTCTGGGCGCTGTTGATCGATACCGCCTCCCAGAGGCCGACAAAGATCGGGAGCTGGCGGCCCGCCCCGTCCGCCAGTATCACGGCAGGGACGGTGGCAGCATTGCTCATCACGACAAAAACCCCTTTTACCTCGCACCTTACCGGTTCTGCCATGTCCGTTCAGGAGACAGTAGACGCCTGCGGGGATAAGCGTTGAGGTACCGGGTTTTGGTTTTTAAAAAAAAAGGACCGGTTACGGTTTTGCGGATTCGCGCCGTACGATGATAAGGCTCGACATGACCCCGAGCGCGATATTGAAGTAATAGAGCACGACCCGCCAGAGGACGACAAAGACCCCGACGATGGCTGACGGGAGGAACAGGGCATACATCGAGGTTGCACCGACTTCTGCAATCCCCGAGCTGCCCGGGGTTAAGGGGAGCATCATTAAGATCGCGAGGATGAGCTGGATCACAAACGACTCAAAGAAGAGCGGGGGCTGGCCGAGGCCCATGAGGATCAGGGACGCCGTGACAATCTCGGAGACCCAGTAGAGCAGGGTAAAGACCATACCCCAGGCAAGACCGCCTTTTGCGGTCCTGACGAACTTGAGCACCGCGGCGTGGAAATTTGCAATCTCTTTTTCAATGCGTTCGAGGAGTGCCGTAACCTTGGCCGGCTCCCACTTGCGGGTAAAGAACCGGGCGGCCTTGTCTGCCATCCGCTTCATGACATCGGGCCTCCGGATGGCAAGGTAGAAGAGGACGAGGCAGCCTGCCACGAAGATCCACGTGATAAAGACCATTACTTCCGAGATCGCCCCGAGGCTCTTCCACTGCTCGGTGAGGGCAAACATCGCAAACGCGGCAAGACCGGCAAGGGCAACCCCGTCCAGCACCCGCTCCATGAGCACGATCGCGGTTGCATCGCCAAGCGGGACCTTTGCCTTGTAGAGTTCGTGCACCCGGACCGGTTCCCCGCCGGCCTGGGCCGGGGTGACCGCTGCGGCAAGGAGGTTTGCAAAAACGAGGTTTAAGGAATAGAAGAACTTGATCGGGTAGCCAAGCGATCCGGACATCTTCTTCACCCGCATCGCCCAGAAGCACATGGTCAGGATATGGGTGAGGAACGCAAGGAGCAAAAACCAGGGGTTGACTTTTTTGAGGTACTGGATCGTGTTTGCGTTGATGGTGAAGAACAGGATGATGACAAGAACCACGAGCGAGAATGCAACGGATATGTACAGCCATTTCCTCTGCGATCGTTCCATTGCCACACCCCGTCGTCCAGGCTTTAGCCTGCTTATCCTACAAGATTGGGAGGGCTAGTATAAACAATTTTACCGGAACGGTGGTTATACCGCTCTGACCTTTTTAGATCGTGAAGATCTCGCGGTTGGCAGTGACGGCAAACAGGCCCGCACGCACGCCGGCATCGATCCACCCGTGCCCGTAGCTGAACGAGGCAAGGGCCTCCTCCCGTTCACCCCGTGCAACGAGGAAACTGCCGTGGCGGGCATAGCAGGTGCCGGCGCAGAGGACCCGGTCTGCAAAGGCGCCGGCTGCGGTCTCCTTATCCGGTGCCCGCGCTACCGAAGAACAGGCAGTATCGAGCAGCCGGAGGTACCGTCCTGTCTTCTCGGTAAGCCGGCCGGTAAGGGACGGCGGGATCTTCTCGGTCGGAGCGGTAAACGGGCAGGCCGACTGCTCCCCCGCATGGGCAAGCAGGCCGTATGCCATCCCGAAGTGGAGCCAGCCAAACCCGTAATAGTACGAGGCAAGGGCATTGATGGGATCGCCTTTTTGTGCAAACACTGCCCCGTCATCCGCATAGGCCTGAACCATCCCCTTGATCGTAGCCCCCAGCGCCCCGAGCGGAGTGTCCTTTGGCGGCACGATGGCCGAACCGCTCAGCCCGGCCTTTAAGAGCGTCCCGCACTCCCCGATCAGCATAGGCCGGCAAACCTCTCCAGGTACTGCCGCTCCATGTCGTGCAGTTCCCCGGGAACGATGAGGATATGCAGAGGCGGGCCGAAATCTGTTTTTGCAATCGTACCGGCAGGGCCGGCCCTGACAACAGGGCTTGCGGACCCGGCCCGGGCAATCCCCACGTAGAGCGGGATGGTTACCCCTTTTCTCTCTGCCATTCCTTCGAGCAGGCCGACCGCTTCGTTGACGGTCATGTACCGGGTATCCTGGATATCGAGGTACACCAGCGTGTGCAGCCGCTGGCCCTGGTTCTCGCAGATCACGTCGAGCGGCGAGGTCGGGTTCCAGTGGGCTTGAGGGAACGGCACCGAACAGGACTTCCCGAACCGGTAGTTCTGGAGCCCCGATAACCCGCAGACCGCGCTCACGATCGAGGCGCCGTGGACGATGGCCGTCGGGATGCCCCGTTCCGCTGCCCGGATCCGGAGATCGGCATGGGTTGTCGAGACCATCGGGTCGCCGGCACATAAAAAGACGGCGTTCCCGTGTGCAGCGCAGTCGAGCAGCTCGCCCGGGTGCTGCTCCACATCGGCACGCATGAGCACGCGGACCGGATGCCCGTAGAATGCTTCGAGCTCTTCTTTTGCCGTTCCCATGAGCTTTGACGTGTAGCCTTCGAGAAAGACCACGTCCGCACTGCGGATGATACGCAGGCCCTTCTCCGAAACGTCTTCCTTGTCGAACAGGCCAAGGCCGATAAAGGTGAGCATTGCGGTTGTCTCCCTCGTGAGCGGTCAGCTGATGATCCGGGTGATGGAGGCCACCAGGCATTCAAGAACGTCCCGCACATCGTTCTTCTGCAGGGCCGAGATCGGAAAGACCGGCACGTCCTTTCCGATCCCAAGACCGGTGCGGATCTCGTCCTCGCCCATAACCCCCGGGATATCCTTCTTTGTGGCGGCCACAATGAGCGGCAGGTGCAGCTTTGCAATGGTTTTAAAGAGCTGCTTTGCCCGGGGGAGCTGTTCGCGGTCGGTTGCGTCCACCAAAAGGACCGCGCCCATCGCGTTCCGCAACACCCCGGGGAGCATTGCATCGAACCGGGGCTGGCCCGGGGTGCCGTAGAGCGTAATGTCGAAGTCCTGCCAGTGCAGCCAGCCAAAGTCCATGGCGGTCGTGACGGTGGGGCCGTCACAGCCCACGCGGTCCACCGATACCCCCAGTGCCGTTGCGTTCAGGACGAACCGGGACTTCCCCGAGTTCGGCGGGCCGGTCACCACGATCTTGGGGATGTAGGGGACGATATGGCCGCTTTTCACCTGGAACGGCACCGAACGCCGGAGCTGGGTCGACCACGAGGTGTAGAGGATGGTAAAGTAGTTGAAATGCGGCAGGGGCTGGAACGACGCCTTGATGGCAAGGATGAGATCGAATGCCCGACGGACCTCCGGGAGATCGAGGGACGCGTCCCCGTCGAGGTTGAGGTGTTCCACGATCACGGTGGACTTTTTCGTGCAGCAGGCCGACGAGAGCAGGGACAGCCCGTTTTCGAGTCCCAGGTCCTCGTAGAGAACATCGAAGTACCCGAAGAGCACCTCGATCTTCTTCTCGGTACAGATCTTCTTTATTTGTTCCTGCCAGGCATTTACCATCTGGCCGCCCTTTCCTGCCTGCCGCCGGATCCGTTCCCGGTCGGAGCTGTCGAGGAAGGTAATGCCCTGTTCTTCGGGCCGGATCTTGTGGCCCCGGAGATGCTCCACCTCGTGCAGGAACGCTTCCACGGTCGTATGCGGGATGATCACCAGGCAGGTTTTCTTCTGTTCGAGCGCCTCGTACAGCGTCGAGATCATAAAGAGCTGGCCGTCGACTCCCGGGTCGAGGCTGTAAAGCACCCGGCTGCCGTCAGGGATTCCCCCGCCCAGCATATCGTCGATCCCGTACATTCCCGTAGATATCATAATCCAAGCACCACCTGGCCGTTATTGATCGTGAACTTGTGCCAGTCCGCGTTCACCCCGGGGATCCCCATCACCCGGAAATAGGTATCCGTCCGTTCGACCTTGATCTCGATCACGATGGTCATCAGCTGCTTGATGAGCGAGACCGTCCTCTCGTCAAACGCCTCGTTGTTGAGCACGTAGATCCCAAAGCCCTCGACTTTCTTGAGTTTGGCCGTCATCACGTGCAGGAACTGGTAGAGGACTTCGAGTTTCCGGTACATGAGGAGCGTCGAGATCGAGTTGACGCAGAACCGGATCGGCGGCGGGAAGAGCCCGGACTCCTTCCCCGAGAAGGTCCCGTCGAAGATTGTCTCGATCATGTGGGAGAACTTGATCCCGATCCCGGTGAGATCGGTGGGGTTGGTGACGAACATGAACCGCTCGGTATCCGTGACCCCGGGGGTCGAACTCTTGGTGATGGCATCGATCACGCCGATATAGTGCTTGTCGGCTCCGATCGTCTTGAACTGGTCGGTCACTTCCGAGGCCCGTTCGTTGGTGGAGAGCATGATGGCGTACTCCCCTGACTGCGGCTTGGTGAGGGCGTACGCGAACTGCTCGGCATAGCTGAGAGCCGGGGCGAGCAGGAGGAGGTTTGTCCCTGCCTCGAATCCTCCGGTAGCCA
Protein-coding sequences here:
- a CDS encoding SIMPL domain-containing protein, which produces MQKTRIAVCALVLFAMAMIGCVAAADTPDHVITVSGSGTVMGTPDRVTISFSVQTENSDVKLAQSSNSLAMNNVVDALAAAGVPRDQMKTTDYSITPVYQDDKGVFSSKVKTYQVTNTLRVTLKDTNQTGQIIDTAVNAGANQVDSIQFMLSDAQAQVLRNQALSKAVTNARADADTVASALNVTITGTNTADIAQSYTPVAYSQYNQAMDAAGAKMAAATPIQSGSITVTAQVTVTYNIR
- a CDS encoding NusA-like transcription termination signal-binding factor; the protein is MERNIGFKERRYIEELRILTRSTALDCVIDDRFDRVIYVIRQGDMGLAIGKKGENIKRLQNVLGRRIEMVEYAEDPVAFITNIFKPAEVTGVERGADGGPVNVLVNKKSDLGIAIGKAGCNIEKARILCRRFCAIEIGEVLLQEAPQEETA
- the hisE gene encoding phosphoribosyl-ATP diphosphatase, translated to MSATGKEPVDPAVIRELWEVICDRADHPGEASYTSRLLRDPKGIDKVLEKVGEESNEFVIAVKNGVPQRTTEEAADLLFHLLVALKAADIDLADVIHELEHRRK
- a CDS encoding bifunctional nuclease family protein; the encoded protein is MAEPVRCEVKGVFVVMSNAATVPAVILADGAGRQLPIFVGLWEAVSINSAQNGEVLPRPQAHDLLLCALERYGIAVKGLRIDSLEDNVYYAQLDLSRDGKDESLDCRPSDGIAVALRAHAPISVTEEVLAAAETGDTVADMVDLSTFLCS
- a CDS encoding lysylphosphatidylglycerol synthase transmembrane domain-containing protein, coding for MERSQRKWLYISVAFSLVVLVIILFFTINANTIQYLKKVNPWFLLLAFLTHILTMCFWAMRVKKMSGSLGYPIKFFYSLNLVFANLLAAAVTPAQAGGEPVRVHELYKAKVPLGDATAIVLMERVLDGVALAGLAAFAMFALTEQWKSLGAISEVMVFITWIFVAGCLVLFYLAIRRPDVMKRMADKAARFFTRKWEPAKVTALLERIEKEIANFHAAVLKFVRTAKGGLAWGMVFTLLYWVSEIVTASLILMGLGQPPLFFESFVIQLILAILMMLPLTPGSSGIAEVGATSMYALFLPSAIVGVFVVLWRVVLYYFNIALGVMSSLIIVRRESAKP
- a CDS encoding DUF357 domain-containing protein — its product is MLIGECGTLLKAGLSGSAIVPPKDTPLGALGATIKGMVQAYADDGAVFAQKGDPINALASYYYGFGWLHFGMAYGLLAHAGEQSACPFTAPTEKIPPSLTGRLTEKTGRYLRLLDTACSSVARAPDKETAAGAFADRVLCAGTCYARHGSFLVARGEREEALASFSYGHGWIDAGVRAGLFAVTANREIFTI
- the dph5 gene encoding diphthine synthase — encoded protein: MLTFIGLGLFDKEDVSEKGLRIIRSADVVFLEGYTSKLMGTAKEELEAFYGHPVRVLMRADVEQHPGELLDCAAHGNAVFLCAGDPMVSTTHADLRIRAAERGIPTAIVHGASIVSAVCGLSGLQNYRFGKSCSVPFPQAHWNPTSPLDVICENQGQRLHTLVYLDIQDTRYMTVNEAVGLLEGMAERKGVTIPLYVGIARAGSASPVVRAGPAGTIAKTDFGPPLHILIVPGELHDMERQYLERFAGLC
- a CDS encoding GTP-binding protein; this translates as MISTGMYGIDDMLGGGIPDGSRVLYSLDPGVDGQLFMISTLYEALEQKKTCLVIIPHTTVEAFLHEVEHLRGHKIRPEEQGITFLDSSDRERIRRQAGKGGQMVNAWQEQIKKICTEKKIEVLFGYFDVLYEDLGLENGLSLLSSACCTKKSTVIVEHLNLDGDASLDLPEVRRAFDLILAIKASFQPLPHFNYFTILYTSWSTQLRRSVPFQVKSGHIVPYIPKIVVTGPPNSGKSRFVLNATALGVSVDRVGCDGPTVTTAMDFGWLHWQDFDITLYGTPGQPRFDAMLPGVLRNAMGAVLLVDATDREQLPRAKQLFKTIAKLHLPLIVAATKKDIPGVMGEDEIRTGLGIGKDVPVFPISALQKNDVRDVLECLVASITRIIS
- a CDS encoding RAD55 family ATPase — encoded protein: MIKQQMYAYKTGIPQIDMATGGFEAGTNLLLLAPALSYAEQFAYALTKPQSGEYAIMLSTNERASEVTDQFKTIGADKHYIGVIDAITKSSTPGVTDTERFMFVTNPTDLTGIGIKFSHMIETIFDGTFSGKESGLFPPPIRFCVNSISTLLMYRKLEVLYQFLHVMTAKLKKVEGFGIYVLNNEAFDERTVSLIKQLMTIVIEIKVERTDTYFRVMGIPGVNADWHKFTINNGQVVLGL